The genomic stretch GCACGAGGGGCAGAACTTCTTCAGCTCGAGCTTCTCGGTCATCGTCTTCTTGTTCCGGGTGGTCGTGTAATTCCTGTTCTTGCACTCGGAACAGGCCAACGTGATGATGTCTCTCATTGCTCTCCCCGATTCCCTTCCGGGAAAACTCCCTTTATTCCAGGATCTCCGCGACGACTCCGGCGCCCACGGTGCGGCCGCCCTCCCGGATCGCGAACCGAAGCTCCTTCTCCATGGCCACCGGAGCGATCAACTCCACCGTCAGTCCCACGTTGTCCCCCGGCATCAC from Candidatus Deferrimicrobiaceae bacterium encodes the following:
- the rpmG gene encoding 50S ribosomal protein L33, which gives rise to MRDIITLACSECKNRNYTTTRNKKTMTEKLELKKFCPSCRKHTPHKETK